From Kineosporia succinea, the proteins below share one genomic window:
- a CDS encoding helix-turn-helix domain-containing protein: MADTGAPGTVRSATPARTVPASRPAGGFEAERTIRMMGARVRLLRKQQNLTLKSLADRTGVSVSMLSMVERGLASASVGTLVSVSTALGVHMSDLFGPGDEAGRSPVTRADEQVTATTGAGGVHRIAYRDPRSGVEMTVQQYVPGGASSNLPEHSDGREVGVLISGQLTVELDGDAHVLNPGDSIAYLSSRPHRIVNRGAEPAQALWVSLEA, from the coding sequence GTACGGTGCCGGCGAGCAGGCCGGCCGGCGGTTTCGAGGCCGAACGCACCATCCGGATGATGGGCGCACGCGTCCGGCTTCTTCGTAAACAGCAGAACCTCACCCTCAAATCGCTCGCCGACCGCACCGGCGTGAGCGTCTCGATGCTGAGCATGGTCGAGCGGGGCCTGGCCAGCGCGTCGGTGGGCACCCTGGTCTCGGTGTCGACGGCGCTCGGCGTGCACATGTCCGACCTGTTCGGGCCGGGCGACGAGGCCGGCCGCTCGCCGGTCACCCGCGCCGACGAGCAGGTCACGGCCACCACCGGGGCGGGCGGGGTGCACCGCATCGCCTACCGCGACCCCCGGTCCGGCGTGGAGATGACCGTGCAGCAGTACGTTCCGGGCGGTGCGAGCTCGAACCTGCCGGAGCACTCGGACGGCCGGGAGGTCGGCGTGCTGATCTCCGGGCAGCTCACCGTCGAGCTCGACGGCGACGCGCACGTGCTCAACCCGGGCGACTCGATCGCGTACCTGTCGTCTCGGCCGCACCGGATCGTGAACCGCGGGGCGGAGCCGGCCCAGGCGCTCTGGGTCAGCCTCGAGGCCTGA
- a CDS encoding pentapeptide repeat-containing protein — MPDQPVPVTAAILSGAPLSHATLSRATLSRAPLSHAPLSRAILRHATLRPVLLSHATLRPVLLSHATLSRTITSRTVTSRNAPGPGPLAPVPLSLAAASTRAPGHIVPGRIDPAPTRTLGSLGTRRVRRVHRRNLTGDRRGNLSTPGNRDRTSSFTGDRRSRVDRNVFDAGLLPRLATLRTLRQTGRRTGQPLTDHPVGGDVEQLAVGVDDHPRRGQQRVTGTTRAGTGRTLTPPQHAKATGETVAGPGL, encoded by the coding sequence GTGCCAGATCAGCCCGTCCCGGTCACCGCTGCCATCCTGAGCGGCGCTCCCCTGAGTCACGCCACTCTGAGCCGCGCCACCCTGAGCCGCGCCCCCTTGAGTCACGCGCCCTTGAGCCGCGCCATCCTGCGCCACGCCACCCTGCGCCCAGTCCTCCTGAGCCACGCCACCCTGCGCCCAGTCCTCCTGAGCCACGCCACCCTGAGCCGCACCATCACGAGCCGCACCGTCACGAGCCGCAATGCTCCGGGTCCCGGCCCCTTGGCTCCCGTCCCCCTGAGTCTCGCCGCTGCGTCCACCCGGGCTCCGGGTCACATCGTCCCGGGCCGCATCGACCCGGCCCCGACCCGCACCCTCGGGAGTCTCGGCACCCGACGCGTCCGCCGCGTCCACCGTCGAAACCTCACCGGTGACCGCCGAGGAAACCTCAGCACCCCCGGAAACCGCGACCGGACCAGCAGTTTCACCGGCGACCGACGAAGCCGGGTCGACCGGAACGTCTTCGATGCCGGCCTTCTCCCCCGACTCGCCACCCTGCGCACTCTGCGGCAGACTGGCCGACGAACCGGACAGCCGCTCACTGACCATCCGGTCGGCGGGGATGTAGAGCAGCTCGCCGTCGGAGTCGACGACCACCCGCGGCGAGGTCAGCAGCGGGTCACCGGAACGACCCGAGCCGGAACCGGCCGCACGCTCACGCCGCCGCAGCACGCGAAGGCCACTGGAGAAACGGTCGCCGGCCCGGGACTGTGA
- a CDS encoding GNAT family N-acetyltransferase — MSELGAGLGWPIELSDGLITLRPLRRRDAKSWNAVRSANAEWLAPWEATHPEGGGRPLTFGAMVRSFDREARAGRMIPLAVQLHDRIVGQVSVSGIVWGSLRSGQIGYWVDRSVAGQGITPTAVAMMVDHCLFGLGMHRLEVNIRPENTASLRVVEKLGFRSEGIRRRYLHIDGAWRDHASFAVTPEDVPGGMLTRWRRSQRVLAAREHEQHTRWSEQT; from the coding sequence ATGAGCGAACTCGGCGCGGGGCTGGGCTGGCCGATCGAGCTGTCCGACGGCCTGATCACGTTGCGGCCGTTGCGGCGGCGCGACGCGAAGTCGTGGAACGCGGTGCGCTCGGCGAACGCCGAGTGGCTGGCCCCCTGGGAGGCCACGCACCCGGAGGGCGGCGGGCGTCCGCTGACGTTCGGGGCGATGGTGCGCAGCTTCGACCGCGAGGCCCGGGCCGGCCGGATGATCCCGCTCGCGGTGCAGTTGCACGACCGCATCGTGGGGCAGGTCAGCGTGAGCGGCATCGTCTGGGGCTCGCTGCGTTCGGGCCAGATCGGCTACTGGGTCGACCGTTCCGTGGCCGGGCAGGGCATCACGCCCACCGCCGTCGCGATGATGGTCGACCACTGCCTGTTCGGCCTGGGCATGCACCGGCTCGAGGTGAACATCCGCCCGGAGAACACCGCCAGCCTGCGCGTGGTGGAGAAACTCGGCTTCCGGTCCGAGGGCATCCGCCGTCGTTACCTGCACATCGACGGTGCCTGGCGCGACCACGCCAGCTTCGCCGTCACCCCGGAAGACGTGCCGGGGGGCATGCTGACCCGGTGGAGACGCTCGCAGCGGGTTCTGGCGGCGCGCGAGCACGAGCAGCACACCCGATGGTCTGAGCAGACGTAG
- a CDS encoding MogA/MoaB family molybdenum cofactor biosynthesis protein: MTETSTTLRRALVVTASNRAAAGVYEDTAGPVLVEGLRELAFDVDGPIVVPDGEPVGVALRQAVDDGYDVVLTTGGTGLSPTDRTPEQTRPLLDLEVPGLAEAVRRYGADHGVPTAVLSRGLAGVAGRTLVVNLPGSRGGARDGLAVLGGVLAHAVDQIHGGDHR, from the coding sequence GTGACTGAGACCTCGACGACGCTCAGGCGCGCCCTGGTCGTCACCGCCTCGAACCGGGCGGCGGCCGGGGTCTACGAAGACACGGCGGGCCCGGTGCTCGTCGAAGGCCTGCGTGAGCTGGCGTTCGACGTCGACGGCCCGATCGTGGTGCCTGACGGTGAGCCCGTCGGCGTGGCTCTGCGCCAGGCGGTCGACGACGGTTACGACGTCGTCCTCACCACCGGGGGCACCGGCCTGTCGCCCACCGATCGCACTCCCGAGCAGACGCGTCCCCTGCTGGATCTCGAGGTGCCCGGGCTCGCCGAGGCGGTCCGCCGCTACGGCGCCGACCACGGCGTCCCCACCGCGGTTCTCTCCCGGGGCCTGGCCGGCGTGGCCGGGCGCACCCTGGTGGTGAACCTGCCCGGTTCGAGGGGCGGGGCCCGCGACGGCCTGGCCGTGCTGGGTGGGGTGCTGGCGCACGCCGTCGACCAGATCCACGGCGGCGATCACCGATGA
- the moaC gene encoding cyclic pyranopterin monophosphate synthase MoaC gives MVDVSAKAVTAREATAKGVVTCSPAVIELLRGEGVPKGDALAVARIAGIQAAKRTPDLIPLAHPIAVHGVVVDLAVEDHGVEITATVRTADRTGIEMEALTCVAVAGLALVDMIKAVDKLAEIGRVRVVAKSGGRSGDWRRD, from the coding sequence ATGGTCGACGTCTCCGCGAAAGCGGTCACGGCCCGCGAGGCCACGGCCAAGGGCGTCGTGACCTGTTCGCCGGCGGTGATCGAGCTGCTGCGCGGTGAGGGCGTGCCCAAGGGCGACGCTCTCGCCGTCGCGCGCATCGCCGGGATCCAGGCGGCCAAGCGCACTCCCGACCTGATCCCGCTGGCGCACCCGATCGCGGTGCACGGTGTCGTCGTGGATCTGGCGGTGGAGGACCACGGGGTCGAGATCACCGCCACCGTGCGCACGGCCGACCGCACGGGCATCGAGATGGAGGCTCTCACCTGCGTCGCGGTGGCCGGTCTGGCCCTGGTCGATATGATCAAAGCCGTTGACAAGCTGGCCGAGATCGGCCGGGTGCGGGTGGTGGCCAAGAGCGGTGGACGATCCGGTGACTGGCGTCGTGACTGA